A genome region from Methanobacterium subterraneum includes the following:
- a CDS encoding class I SAM-dependent methyltransferase has protein sequence MKQWYQELFSNYAEKYEAEIFTQGTLGEVDFIEKEINYDKNCKILDVGCGTGRHAIELTKRGYEVTGVDLSENMLGKARKNASNAGFEIDFRQSDARNLPFEEEFDLVIMLCEGGFSLMETDEMNFQILESATRSLNKKGKLIFTTLNGLFPLFHSVKDFINSNSTSQNKSEENTFDLMTFRDIHQMEIEGDDGTKMNLNCNERYYVPSEITWLLKSIDFNKIDIYGCKLGEFSRNDPLSTEDYEMLVIAEYLEND, from the coding sequence GTGAAACAATGGTACCAGGAACTATTTTCCAATTATGCTGAAAAATATGAAGCTGAAATATTCACCCAGGGAACTTTGGGGGAAGTTGATTTCATAGAAAAAGAAATTAATTACGATAAAAATTGTAAAATACTTGATGTTGGTTGTGGAACTGGCCGCCACGCCATTGAACTCACCAAGCGAGGCTATGAGGTAACTGGTGTTGATCTATCAGAGAATATGCTAGGAAAAGCCCGGAAAAATGCTAGTAATGCTGGATTTGAGATAGATTTCAGACAATCTGATGCCAGAAATCTCCCATTTGAGGAAGAGTTTGATCTGGTTATCATGCTATGTGAAGGTGGATTCTCATTAATGGAAACTGACGAGATGAACTTCCAAATCTTAGAAAGTGCAACCCGTTCACTGAATAAAAAGGGTAAATTAATCTTCACCACCCTCAATGGTCTGTTTCCATTATTCCATTCAGTCAAAGATTTCATAAACTCCAATTCTACATCTCAAAATAAAAGTGAAGAAAACACATTTGACCTCATGACCTTCCGGGACATACATCAGATGGAAATCGAAGGAGATGATGGCACTAAAATGAATCTTAACTGTAACGAACGGTACTATGTGCCCTCAGAGATCACCTGGCTATTAAAATCCATAGATTTCAACAAAATTGATATTTACGGCTGTAAACTGGGGGAATTCAGTAGAAATGATCCATTAAGCACTGAAGATTATGAGATGCTGGTTATAGCTGAATATTTAGAAAATGATTAA
- a CDS encoding PadR family transcriptional regulator, with translation MNTQFKKGVLELCVLVLLDRKDCYGYEMVDEISKNISISEGTIYPLLKRLKKEGFLNSYLKESQDGPPRKYYKLTGLGREKKEQLVAEWRKFSVGVNNLLCCEIIDDLGDFKDE, from the coding sequence ATGAACACTCAATTTAAAAAGGGCGTGCTGGAACTCTGTGTTCTGGTCTTGCTTGATAGAAAGGACTGCTATGGTTATGAAATGGTAGATGAAATATCAAAAAACATCTCTATTTCAGAAGGAACCATTTATCCACTTCTTAAAAGGTTAAAAAAGGAGGGTTTCCTGAATTCATATTTAAAAGAATCTCAGGATGGCCCTCCTCGAAAATATTACAAACTAACTGGTTTGGGCAGAGAAAAAAAGGAACAATTAGTTGCAGAATGGCGGAAATTCTCTGTGGGTGTGAATAATTTATTGTGCTGTGAAATTATAGATGATTTGGGGGATTTTAAGGATGAATAA
- a CDS encoding prenyltransferase/squalene oxidase repeat-containing protein: MDEKVSPIHHIWDLPEVQIILQKQLDDGSWPSKYGNKQTGVKYSLIETWKALRFLVQQYEMDNTHPAIQMAAEYIFSCQTDEGDIRGILANQYAPYYTGVIMYLLIMASYQHDPRIKKGFQWLLDMRQYDGGWVIGSPGIIGIPNLSRNELNDLTSNRNRETFRVFDRSKPFSAAGTGMVLRAFSVHPTYRRSEAALTAASLLKSKFFKKDNWASYQHPDNWIRFQYPFWWTNLVSALDSLSLMGLSSDDPNIKKALKWLIEHQQHDGLWKVSYSKIHKSPDNDRTLNSRLWITLAICRIFKRFYQIENKRN; this comes from the coding sequence TTGGATGAGAAAGTAAGTCCCATCCACCATATCTGGGATTTACCAGAAGTCCAGATAATACTGCAAAAACAACTTGATGATGGTTCATGGCCATCAAAATATGGAAATAAGCAAACTGGAGTTAAATATTCTTTAATCGAAACCTGGAAAGCGTTAAGATTTCTGGTACAGCAGTATGAAATGGATAATACTCATCCCGCTATCCAAATGGCAGCAGAGTATATTTTCTCCTGTCAAACTGATGAAGGAGATATAAGGGGTATTTTAGCCAACCAGTACGCCCCTTACTATACCGGGGTCATAATGTATCTTTTAATTATGGCCAGTTATCAACATGACCCGCGCATCAAAAAAGGATTTCAATGGCTCCTGGATATGAGACAATATGACGGAGGATGGGTTATTGGCAGTCCGGGCATCATTGGAATTCCTAATCTCAGTAGAAATGAATTAAACGATTTAACCTCTAATAGAAATAGAGAAACTTTCAGGGTATTCGATAGATCCAAACCATTCTCTGCAGCAGGCACGGGAATGGTTCTCAGGGCTTTTTCCGTTCATCCCACCTACAGAAGATCGGAGGCGGCTTTAACTGCGGCTAGTCTTTTGAAATCTAAATTCTTCAAAAAGGATAACTGGGCTTCCTACCAGCATCCTGATAATTGGATAAGATTTCAGTATCCCTTCTGGTGGACCAACCTGGTATCGGCACTGGATTCACTGTCCCTAATGGGACTTTCCAGTGATGACCCCAATATTAAAAAGGCCCTGAAATGGCTCATTGAACATCAACAACATGATGGATTATGGAAAGTTTCTTATTCGAAAATCCATAAGTCACCGGATAATGACAGGACATTAAATTCCAGATTATGGATTACCCTAGCCATATGTAGAATTTTTAAACGATTTTACCAGATAGAGAACAAAAGAAATTAA
- a CDS encoding flavodoxin family protein translates to MLQKKLLIIVFSYHHNNTEKIAKVMADVLNAQIKTPPEIEPEEIPDYDLVGFGSGIYSAKHDESLLELADELPKVDNKNVFIFSTAGITGKSKSSKDHATLREKLQSKGYNIVDEFQCKGFNTNSFLKLFGGMNKGRPNSRDLKNAEEFAWSLKKTLN, encoded by the coding sequence ATGTTGCAAAAGAAATTACTGATAATTGTGTTTTCATATCACCACAATAACACTGAGAAAATCGCCAAGGTAATGGCGGATGTTCTTAATGCACAGATTAAAACACCACCGGAAATTGAACCGGAAGAAATTCCAGATTATGATCTGGTAGGGTTTGGCTCAGGGATTTACAGTGCAAAACACGACGAATCTCTACTTGAACTCGCTGATGAACTACCAAAAGTGGATAATAAGAATGTATTCATTTTTTCAACTGCTGGAATCACCGGAAAATCCAAGTCCTCCAAAGATCATGCTACTCTTAGGGAAAAACTACAATCCAAAGGCTACAACATTGTTGATGAATTTCAGTGTAAGGGTTTCAACACCAACAGTTTTCTTAAGCTCTTTGGGGGGATGAATAAAGGAAGACCTAATTCCCGTGACCTAAAAAATGCCGAAGAGTTTGCTTGGAGCTTAAAGAAAACACTAAATTAA
- a CDS encoding GYD domain-containing protein, whose product MQKYVLLGNWTDHARETFLEIPERVELTKKIIGELKGSIDFFFTMGEYDFIAIIDMPDEESMVKYLLKAYQARYITINTLRAWDDTEFAEMVSEL is encoded by the coding sequence ATGCAAAAATACGTTCTTTTAGGAAATTGGACAGATCATGCACGTGAAACTTTTTTAGAAATTCCAGAAAGAGTTGAACTCACCAAAAAGATAATTGGGGAACTCAAGGGGAGTATAGACTTTTTCTTCACCATGGGGGAATATGATTTCATTGCCATCATTGACATGCCTGATGAAGAGAGTATGGTTAAATATCTCCTTAAAGCCTACCAAGCACGATACATTACAATTAACACTCTCAGGGCCTGGGATGATACTGAGTTTGCAGAAATGGTTTCAGAACTTTAA
- a CDS encoding DUF6506 family protein: MSVKAAFIFIAPDNDPEKHRAVIDSPVVELSVVGVKSYDEAEKVAQKLVAEGVTAIELCAGFGNEGTARITQAVNGKALVGAVRFDLHPAFDHQSGDELF, from the coding sequence ATGTCAGTTAAAGCCGCCTTCATATTCATTGCACCGGACAACGATCCTGAAAAACATCGAGCAGTAATTGATTCGCCAGTGGTTGAACTATCAGTGGTTGGGGTTAAAAGTTACGATGAAGCAGAAAAAGTAGCACAAAAATTAGTCGCAGAGGGAGTTACAGCTATTGAACTATGCGCTGGTTTTGGTAATGAAGGAACAGCCAGAATTACCCAGGCAGTGAATGGAAAGGCACTGGTGGGGGCAGTACGCTTTGACCTGCACCCTGCATTCGACCATCAAAGTGGTGATGAACTTTTTTAA